The following are encoded in a window of Desulfobotulus pelophilus genomic DNA:
- a CDS encoding P-II family nitrogen regulator, producing MHLIKAIVRPERSDRILSDLMEAGFPAVTKFSVVGRGKQRGIKIGDITYDELQKDLLFTVVKDADCEYVIRTIMKAARSGDKGAFGDGKIFVTPVDEAYTISSGIKESPDGGLEEVQV from the coding sequence ATGCACCTCATTAAAGCCATTGTCCGGCCTGAACGCAGCGACCGTATCCTCTCCGACCTCATGGAAGCGGGCTTTCCCGCAGTGACCAAATTTTCCGTGGTGGGACGCGGCAAGCAGCGGGGCATCAAGATCGGAGACATCACCTACGATGAACTTCAAAAAGACCTGCTCTTTACGGTGGTGAAGGATGCGGACTGTGAATACGTGATCCGCACCATCATGAAGGCGGCCCGTAGCGGCGATAAAGGGGCCTTTGGAGACGGCAAGATCTTTGTCACCCCCGTTGACGAAGCCTACACCATCAGCTCCGGCATCAAGGAAAGCCCGGACGGCGGTCTGGAGGAGGTGCAGGTATGA
- the miaB gene encoding tRNA (N6-isopentenyl adenosine(37)-C2)-methylthiotransferase MiaB: MKFMYVFTIGCQMNISDADLFYRLLAPLGYMPGDSPEASDLVIVNTCAIRAKAEDKAFSFIGRLQAIKARKPGFRVGVAGCVAQQEGAKILTRAPYVDFIFGTHAIWRLPEIVTLVVQEGRRIVDVDMANELPERDGSSDGFTGAVSDFVTIMRGCDNFCTYCVVPYVRGREMSRAPEAIVEEVSRKVRAGAREITLLGQNVNSYGKKEGLPDFSELLRRVADVEGLHRLRFATSHPKDLSDDLIHAFATIPKLCSHLHLPVQSGSSAVLSRMNRKYSREHYLERIDRLRDVCPEMALGTDIIVGFPGESPEDFMNTLSLVEKVRYDSLFAFAYSDRPNARAAGFTDKVPEKIKKERLKILLDLQDGITREKNEACVGRVEEILVEGKNIRTLAPGAIHDPVAGERVTGRTEGNRLVHADPGENSSDMVGQCIRVCIDRALGHSLWGTRVA; this comes from the coding sequence ATGAAGTTTATGTACGTGTTTACCATTGGTTGTCAGATGAATATTTCGGATGCGGATTTATTTTACCGCCTGCTGGCACCTCTGGGATATATGCCGGGAGACAGCCCGGAAGCGTCCGATCTTGTGATTGTCAATACCTGTGCCATCAGGGCTAAGGCTGAGGATAAGGCCTTCAGCTTCATTGGACGCCTGCAGGCGATCAAGGCCCGGAAACCGGGTTTCCGGGTGGGAGTTGCGGGCTGTGTGGCACAGCAGGAGGGGGCAAAGATACTGACCCGTGCACCGTATGTGGATTTTATCTTTGGAACCCATGCCATCTGGCGCTTGCCGGAGATTGTCACCCTCGTGGTCCAGGAGGGGCGTCGGATTGTGGATGTGGACATGGCGAATGAGTTGCCGGAAAGGGATGGCTCATCGGATGGCTTCACAGGGGCGGTGTCGGATTTTGTTACCATTATGAGAGGTTGTGATAATTTCTGCACCTACTGTGTGGTTCCCTATGTTCGCGGGCGGGAAATGAGCCGTGCACCCGAGGCCATTGTGGAAGAGGTCAGCCGCAAGGTCCGGGCCGGTGCAAGGGAAATTACCCTTCTGGGGCAGAATGTGAACAGCTATGGGAAAAAAGAGGGATTGCCGGATTTTTCTGAACTGCTGCGGCGGGTGGCGGATGTGGAAGGCCTGCACAGGCTTCGTTTTGCCACTTCCCACCCCAAAGACCTTTCCGATGATCTGATTCATGCTTTTGCAACAATACCCAAGCTCTGTTCCCATCTCCATCTGCCTGTGCAGTCCGGATCCAGTGCCGTACTTTCCCGGATGAACAGAAAGTACAGCCGGGAGCACTACCTGGAGCGTATCGACCGCTTGCGGGATGTCTGCCCGGAGATGGCACTGGGCACGGATATCATTGTGGGCTTTCCGGGAGAAAGCCCTGAAGATTTTATGAATACCCTTTCGCTTGTGGAAAAGGTGCGGTACGATAGTCTGTTTGCCTTTGCCTATTCTGACCGGCCCAATGCCAGAGCAGCCGGTTTTACGGACAAGGTTCCGGAAAAGATAAAAAAGGAGCGCCTGAAGATCCTTCTCGACCTGCAGGACGGTATTACACGGGAGAAAAATGAGGCCTGTGTGGGCAGAGTGGAGGAAATTCTGGTTGAAGGAAAGAATATTCGTACGCTGGCCCCCGGTGCCATTCATGACCCTGTGGCTGGGGAAAGGGTAACGGGACGTACGGAGGGTAATCGCCTGGTACATGCTGATCCTGGTGAAAACAGCAGCGATATGGTGGGTCAGTGTATCCGGGTGTGCATTGACCGGGCGCTGGGACACTCCCTGTGGGGAACACGGGTAGCATAA
- the nifH gene encoding nitrogenase iron protein encodes MRKIAIYGKGGIGKSTTTQNTVAGLAEMGNKVMVVGCDPKADSTRLLLGGLVQRTVLDTLREEGEDVTLDDVQKDGFCNTVCTESGGPEPGVGCAGRGIITSINLLEQLGAYADSRNLDYVFYDVLGDVVCGGFAMPIREGKAEEIYIVVSGEMMAMYAANNICKGIVKFAEAGTVRLGGLICNSRNVDNEKEMIEELAKRLGTKMIHFVPRDNVVQRAEINRKTVIEFEPANEQANEYRTLAKKIAENEFRIVPTPLAIEELEQLLMDYGLAG; translated from the coding sequence ATGCGCAAAATCGCTATCTATGGCAAAGGCGGCATCGGCAAATCCACCACCACCCAGAACACCGTGGCCGGGCTTGCGGAAATGGGGAACAAGGTCATGGTGGTGGGCTGCGATCCCAAGGCGGACTCCACACGCCTTCTCCTCGGAGGGCTGGTACAGCGCACCGTACTGGACACCCTGAGGGAAGAAGGCGAAGACGTAACCCTCGATGATGTCCAGAAAGACGGATTCTGCAACACGGTCTGCACAGAATCCGGCGGACCGGAACCCGGCGTGGGCTGTGCGGGCCGGGGCATCATCACCTCCATCAACCTTCTTGAACAGCTGGGAGCCTATGCGGACAGCCGGAACCTTGATTATGTCTTTTACGATGTACTCGGTGACGTGGTTTGCGGCGGTTTTGCCATGCCCATCCGTGAAGGCAAAGCCGAAGAAATCTACATCGTGGTTTCCGGAGAAATGATGGCCATGTATGCGGCCAACAACATCTGTAAAGGCATTGTGAAGTTTGCGGAAGCGGGTACGGTGCGCCTTGGGGGACTGATCTGCAACAGCCGGAACGTAGACAATGAAAAGGAAATGATCGAGGAACTGGCCAAGCGATTAGGCACAAAAATGATCCACTTTGTACCCCGTGACAATGTGGTGCAGCGAGCGGAAATCAACCGTAAGACAGTGATCGAGTTTGAGCCGGCCAATGAACAGGCTAATGAATACCGAACTCTGGCCAAAAAAATTGCCGAAAACGAATTTCGTATTGTCCCAACCCCTCTGGCCATTGAAGAGCTGGAGCAGCTCCTCATGGATTACGGCCTTGCCGGTTAA
- a CDS encoding PspA/IM30 family protein, with protein MREKLGRRVTRLLSASMHSLVASFESRAPESLMEEAIREMDGVIEEARSELGRQLAQKHLAETRLGEETKRHEALGGQIEVAVAQNRDDLAEIGIAEQMDVEAIIPVLSASIKDCMEQEKELEGFIQALQSKKREMRAEMAVFRKNQTKERLPEAKDRASLDTKAEKAGSLFDRILENASGLPARGLNTGSAAKLAELEELSRRNAITERLKALKTGKE; from the coding sequence ATGCGTGAAAAACTCGGAAGAAGAGTGACCCGCCTGCTCAGTGCCAGCATGCACAGCCTTGTAGCCTCTTTTGAGAGCAGAGCTCCTGAAAGTCTCATGGAAGAAGCCATCCGGGAGATGGATGGTGTCATTGAGGAAGCTCGCTCGGAACTGGGCAGGCAGCTGGCACAGAAACATCTGGCAGAAACAAGGCTGGGAGAAGAAACAAAACGCCATGAAGCCCTCGGCGGACAGATCGAAGTGGCCGTTGCCCAGAACCGTGATGATCTGGCGGAAATCGGCATAGCTGAACAGATGGATGTGGAAGCCATCATCCCGGTGCTTTCTGCTTCCATCAAAGATTGTATGGAACAGGAAAAGGAATTGGAAGGCTTTATTCAGGCCCTTCAGTCCAAAAAAAGAGAAATGCGTGCGGAAATGGCCGTTTTCCGTAAAAATCAGACAAAGGAGAGGCTGCCGGAAGCCAAAGACAGAGCCTCTCTGGACACCAAAGCAGAAAAAGCTGGCTCCCTCTTTGACCGTATCCTTGAAAATGCTTCCGGACTACCTGCCAGAGGACTGAACACCGGATCGGCAGCCAAGCTGGCTGAGCTGGAAGAACTCTCCCGTAGAAATGCCATCACCGAAAGGCTGAAAGCCCTCAAAACAGGAAAAGAGTAA
- a CDS encoding adenylate/guanylate cyclase domain-containing protein — translation MKKHAIQTLWKQHTFLRPVIPMLILAFVIWGLSLRPPVLIAAMASAMSDTYYAFNPNEPDSSLLFVDIDHESVKTYGRWPWPRDILGKGFEKLSEARVIGLDIIFAEPTDQAKDEALADSLLGLPVIGGIFLNGPRLSSLGADVYDHLLDSSLMQAGTARLVESDRLEAPVSPIRESIPFLAALNTLPDADHRFRHYPLAFWVGDLAIPNLGVQMARLARHEDLIFTERGIFLGDQRIPADGEGAIRLNFYRESSYPSISFTRLMADDFNPSEMQDKIVIIGVSEAGVSDLRATPLGQFPGPLMHLTFVANLLDGSIPEEIGGWKMAAILLFLCLLWLPCLRIQNPWQRIPVYLAIFTAIFGAGLGGYLYGGLWIEIFYPGLWLTLAIFGGEIHLFMESRAGSEALRSAFSSYLAPEVVEKLIQHPESLRLGGEARELSLLFTDLRGFTARSETMNAESMVQLLNAYFEPMTRAVFTYKGTLDKYIGDAIMAIYNAPLDDADHPFHACLTAIAMLKALETFNADHPDTDPLRMGIGVNTGPAVVGNLGSSFRFSYTAIGDAVNVAARLESATKEVNLELQADKKEGKDVPVDYADILLGESTYQAVRHRLPCTALPPRPLKGKSGFLSIYSLKWKEVPQSLLEAHRAR, via the coding sequence ATGAAAAAACATGCCATACAAACCCTTTGGAAACAGCATACTTTCCTGCGGCCTGTCATTCCCATGCTGATTCTGGCCTTTGTTATATGGGGTCTTTCCCTGCGGCCTCCCGTGCTCATTGCAGCCATGGCATCGGCAATGAGCGACACTTATTATGCCTTCAATCCCAATGAACCGGATTCATCCCTTCTGTTTGTGGATATCGACCATGAGAGCGTCAAGACCTACGGCCGGTGGCCATGGCCCAGAGATATTCTGGGCAAGGGTTTTGAAAAACTGTCGGAAGCCCGTGTCATAGGACTGGATATTATTTTTGCGGAACCTACAGATCAGGCAAAGGATGAGGCACTGGCGGATTCCCTGCTGGGGCTTCCCGTAATCGGAGGTATTTTTCTCAATGGCCCCAGACTGTCAAGCCTTGGAGCAGATGTCTATGACCATCTGCTCGACTCTTCCCTCATGCAGGCCGGAACGGCAAGGCTTGTGGAAAGTGACCGGCTGGAAGCTCCCGTATCCCCCATCCGCGAATCCATTCCCTTCCTTGCCGCCCTCAATACCCTGCCCGATGCGGATCACCGTTTTCGTCATTATCCACTGGCTTTCTGGGTGGGAGATCTGGCCATTCCCAACCTTGGCGTACAAATGGCCCGCCTTGCCCGCCATGAAGATCTTATATTTACGGAAAGGGGCATTTTTTTAGGGGATCAGAGAATACCCGCCGATGGGGAGGGTGCCATCCGTCTGAATTTTTACAGGGAATCATCCTACCCTTCCATCAGTTTCACCCGGCTTATGGCAGATGATTTCAATCCGTCTGAAATGCAGGACAAAATAGTCATCATTGGTGTCAGTGAAGCGGGCGTAAGCGACCTCAGAGCCACTCCCCTCGGCCAGTTTCCGGGTCCTCTCATGCATCTCACCTTTGTGGCCAATCTGCTGGATGGTTCCATACCGGAAGAAATCGGAGGCTGGAAAATGGCCGCCATCCTTCTTTTCCTGTGCCTCCTGTGGCTGCCCTGTCTTCGTATCCAGAATCCATGGCAGCGTATTCCTGTTTACCTTGCCATTTTCACCGCTATCTTCGGAGCTGGCCTCGGAGGGTACCTATACGGAGGCCTATGGATCGAAATCTTTTATCCGGGCTTATGGCTGACTCTGGCCATATTCGGGGGTGAAATTCATCTTTTCATGGAGAGCCGCGCGGGTAGCGAAGCACTGCGTTCCGCCTTCTCCAGCTATCTGGCCCCGGAGGTGGTGGAAAAGCTCATTCAACACCCCGAAAGCCTTCGTCTGGGTGGGGAAGCCAGAGAACTGAGCCTTCTTTTCACGGATCTCAGGGGATTTACGGCCCGATCCGAAACCATGAATGCGGAATCCATGGTACAGCTTCTCAACGCCTATTTCGAACCCATGACCCGTGCCGTATTCACCTACAAGGGAACGCTGGATAAGTACATCGGAGATGCCATCATGGCCATTTACAACGCTCCCCTTGATGATGCGGACCATCCATTCCATGCCTGTCTCACGGCTATTGCCATGCTGAAGGCCCTGGAAACCTTCAACGCAGACCATCCCGATACCGATCCGTTACGTATGGGAATCGGTGTCAATACGGGACCTGCCGTAGTGGGCAACCTCGGATCATCGTTTCGTTTCAGCTATACAGCCATCGGTGATGCGGTGAATGTGGCAGCCAGGCTGGAAAGTGCCACTAAGGAAGTCAATCTGGAGTTGCAGGCAGACAAAAAGGAAGGAAAGGATGTGCCGGTGGATTATGCGGATATTCTTCTGGGCGAATCCACATATCAGGCCGTCAGGCACCGTCTGCCATGCACGGCTCTGCCACCAAGGCCTCTGAAGGGCAAAAGTGGTTTTTTGTCCATCTATTCGTTGAAATGGAAGGAAGTGCCCCAGTCTCTGCTGGAAGCTCACAGAGCCCGCTGA
- a CDS encoding DUF4911 domain-containing protein: METEALFYWMDRREIGFFRFLLEAYEGIGALTTLDREQGLVMVRVAPGCCLLVEEIVSSIGSGTPPVSLSREEVEGMGFSTDLCSA; encoded by the coding sequence TTGGAAACAGAAGCCTTATTTTACTGGATGGACCGCAGGGAAATTGGTTTTTTCCGGTTTCTGCTGGAAGCCTATGAGGGTATAGGTGCCCTGACAACCCTGGACAGGGAACAGGGGCTTGTTATGGTCCGGGTGGCTCCGGGATGTTGTCTGCTTGTGGAGGAAATCGTTTCATCCATAGGTTCCGGCACACCTCCGGTATCCCTTTCCCGGGAAGAAGTGGAGGGCATGGGGTTTTCCACAGATCTTTGTTCTGCCTGA
- a CDS encoding P-II family nitrogen regulator: protein MKEIIAIVRMNRMNQTKKALVEAGITSMTAKEVLGRGKGIVDFSLLKGAEKGYEEAITQLGDSSRLIPKRMISIVVPDGLVEKVVSTLMGVNRTGKSGDGKIFVLPTRDSIRIRTGERGEAVLDEV from the coding sequence ATGAAGGAAATCATTGCTATTGTGCGGATGAACCGCATGAACCAGACCAAAAAAGCCCTGGTGGAGGCGGGCATCACCTCCATGACGGCTAAAGAGGTGCTGGGCCGGGGCAAAGGGATTGTGGACTTCTCCCTGCTCAAAGGAGCAGAAAAGGGTTACGAGGAAGCCATCACCCAGCTGGGAGACTCCAGCCGCCTCATCCCCAAACGCATGATCTCCATCGTGGTGCCGGACGGCCTTGTGGAAAAGGTGGTCTCCACCCTGATGGGCGTCAACCGTACGGGAAAATCCGGAGACGGCAAAATTTTTGTGCTTCCGACCCGAGACTCCATTCGTATCCGCACCGGAGAACGGGGAGAAGCCGTACTGGATGAGGTGTAA
- a CDS encoding flotillin family protein, with amino-acid sequence MAGLTEIIVIAGVFVTTLLVIGIILARLYKRATKEVSFVRTGFGGEKVIMDGGAMVLPVLHEIIPVNMNTLRLEVRRTGEQALITRDRMRVDVAAEFYVRVKPLSESIANAAQTLGQKTMNPSELKELVEGKFVDALRAVAAEMAMEELHEKRVDFVQKVQQVVSEDLLKNGLELESVSLTGLDQTAFEHFNAQNAFDAEGLTKLTEAIESRRKKRNDIEQETDLAIRHKNLEAERARFEISRDEEYARLEQEREVSIRRASQSAEIAREEAEKQREAQEARIASQREIDLKQILSERDVENERIQKERSIKEMEIAKSRTLEQAEIERRKAIELAEQGKAIAIAEKSREESEAKAEADRAKAKAVKEEESVITVRETERAEREKQVELVLARQKAEKDAIQLTVAAEAEKKAAIDQAEALRLVAQGHADKERLEAKGKADAEMMLADAAERKYVVEAEGKKALNNAANLLSPEQIAMEVRLALIHSLPEIIRESVKPMEQISDIRILHVNGLGGGSGSEGDAGGENSTGSLADQVVNSALRYRAQAPILDSLLSEIGLKAGDINGLTEAVHKSSPSPQ; translated from the coding sequence ATGGCAGGTCTGACAGAAATCATTGTGATTGCCGGTGTCTTTGTCACCACCCTTCTGGTAATTGGTATTATTCTTGCCCGCCTTTATAAACGTGCCACCAAAGAAGTCTCCTTTGTGCGTACGGGCTTTGGCGGTGAAAAAGTCATCATGGATGGCGGGGCCATGGTGCTTCCCGTTCTCCATGAGATCATTCCCGTCAATATGAATACTCTCCGGCTGGAAGTCCGTCGCACCGGAGAACAGGCCCTGATCACAAGAGACAGAATGCGCGTGGATGTGGCAGCGGAGTTTTATGTCCGGGTTAAGCCCTTAAGCGAATCCATTGCCAACGCCGCCCAGACCCTTGGCCAGAAAACCATGAACCCTTCTGAACTGAAAGAGCTTGTGGAAGGTAAATTCGTGGATGCTCTGCGTGCCGTTGCCGCCGAAATGGCCATGGAGGAACTTCACGAAAAAAGGGTTGACTTTGTTCAGAAAGTCCAGCAGGTGGTATCCGAAGATCTCCTGAAAAACGGTCTTGAACTGGAATCCGTCTCCCTTACGGGACTGGACCAGACGGCCTTTGAACACTTCAATGCCCAAAACGCCTTTGATGCGGAAGGTCTCACAAAACTTACGGAAGCCATTGAGTCACGACGCAAAAAACGAAACGACATTGAGCAGGAAACCGACCTGGCCATCCGTCATAAAAACCTTGAGGCGGAAAGGGCCAGATTTGAAATTTCCCGGGATGAAGAGTATGCACGACTGGAACAGGAGCGGGAAGTATCCATAAGGCGAGCTTCTCAATCCGCTGAGATTGCACGGGAAGAAGCAGAAAAACAACGGGAGGCTCAGGAAGCACGCATTGCGTCCCAAAGGGAAATCGACCTGAAGCAGATCCTTTCCGAAAGAGACGTAGAAAACGAGCGAATCCAGAAAGAGCGATCCATCAAAGAGATGGAAATTGCCAAATCGCGTACTCTCGAACAGGCTGAAATTGAAAGACGAAAAGCCATTGAGCTTGCGGAACAGGGTAAAGCCATTGCCATAGCAGAAAAATCCAGAGAAGAGTCAGAGGCCAAGGCAGAAGCGGACAGGGCCAAGGCCAAGGCTGTCAAGGAAGAAGAAAGTGTTATCACCGTCCGTGAAACAGAGCGGGCGGAAAGGGAAAAGCAGGTGGAACTGGTCCTTGCCCGCCAGAAAGCGGAGAAAGACGCCATTCAGCTCACCGTTGCAGCAGAAGCCGAAAAGAAAGCCGCCATTGATCAGGCCGAAGCCCTCCGTCTTGTCGCTCAGGGCCATGCCGATAAAGAACGACTGGAGGCCAAAGGCAAAGCCGATGCGGAAATGATGCTGGCCGATGCTGCGGAACGCAAATATGTTGTGGAGGCGGAAGGTAAAAAGGCTCTCAACAATGCAGCCAACCTTCTCTCACCTGAGCAGATTGCCATGGAAGTTCGTCTGGCTCTCATCCACAGTCTTCCTGAAATTATCCGTGAAAGCGTCAAGCCCATGGAACAGATCAGCGATATCCGCATCCTGCATGTCAACGGCCTTGGCGGTGGAAGTGGCAGCGAAGGAGATGCCGGGGGGGAAAACAGCACTGGCTCCCTGGCCGATCAGGTTGTCAACAGCGCCCTCCGTTACCGTGCTCAGGCACCTATTCTGGACTCCCTGCTATCGGAAATCGGCCTAAAGGCAGGCGATATCAACGGGCTTACGGAGGCTGTACACAAGTCTTCCCCATCCCCGCAGTAA
- a CDS encoding bacteriohemerythrin, translated as MSPQFHWLPEYAIGNPEIDAQHRMLFDLANRIFRIMDPRQDFKELKATLQSLFEYMHVHFDAEEELMREWGYPDIDYHRNLHELIRRDMNSLVEGVYDLHRLKGELNVLMTQWVLVHIRDEDSKLGSFHRSHTQTKGM; from the coding sequence GTGTCCCCTCAATTTCACTGGCTGCCGGAATATGCCATCGGTAATCCCGAAATCGATGCCCAGCACCGCATGCTGTTCGACCTGGCCAATCGTATTTTCAGGATAATGGACCCCAGACAGGATTTTAAGGAACTGAAAGCCACCCTTCAGTCCCTCTTTGAGTATATGCATGTCCATTTTGATGCAGAAGAAGAGCTGATGAGAGAATGGGGCTACCCAGACATTGACTACCACCGGAACCTCCACGAACTGATTCGCAGAGATATGAACTCCCTGGTAGAAGGAGTATACGACCTGCATCGCCTGAAAGGAGAACTGAATGTTCTCATGACACAATGGGTGCTCGTCCATATCCGGGACGAAGATTCCAAACTCGGCTCCTTTCACCGCAGCCACACCCAGACCAAAGGTATGTGA
- a CDS encoding YqiJ family protein, producing MWELLLASENMAFSTALAIMLLIGILEGTASLIGAGSSSFFDSLIPDLDAGTADFGGSTGRFLVWLRIGQVPVLVILILFLTSFGLTGLMLQAAVASLFGSFLPGWLAAIPVLVLSFFLTRFLGGLLHRIIPKDETLAVSRASLIGRVAVITLGTASRGNPAEAKTKDIYGRMHYFLVEPDRDEDVFSTGNEVLIVSLTNHIYRAIPNPSTHLSHSIH from the coding sequence ATGTGGGAACTCCTTCTTGCCAGTGAAAACATGGCCTTTTCAACAGCCCTTGCCATCATGCTGCTCATTGGCATTCTCGAGGGAACGGCCAGCCTCATAGGCGCAGGCAGTTCTTCCTTCTTTGACAGCCTGATACCTGATCTGGATGCTGGTACTGCGGATTTCGGTGGCAGTACGGGCCGCTTCCTTGTCTGGTTACGTATCGGTCAGGTTCCTGTTCTTGTCATCCTGATTCTTTTTCTGACCAGTTTTGGTCTCACAGGTCTTATGCTGCAGGCCGCCGTGGCATCCCTTTTCGGATCCTTCCTGCCGGGATGGCTGGCAGCCATACCCGTTCTGGTACTCAGTTTTTTTCTTACACGTTTTCTGGGAGGTCTGCTGCACAGGATCATTCCAAAGGACGAAACACTTGCCGTGTCCCGTGCAAGCCTCATCGGCCGTGTGGCAGTCATCACCCTTGGCACAGCTTCCAGGGGTAATCCTGCAGAGGCCAAAACAAAGGACATTTACGGCCGCATGCATTATTTCCTTGTAGAACCCGACCGGGATGAGGATGTCTTTTCCACGGGGAACGAAGTTCTTATTGTTTCCCTGACCAACCACATTTACCGGGCCATCCCCAACCCAAGCACCCACCTTTCCCACTCTATCCATTAA
- a CDS encoding bifunctional nuclease family protein → MFRVEVASLSLDPGSREPVLILKKADGDEAIPMVIGHLEAAGIAASLRENKGKRPLTHDLFANFIREAGYRLIRSEVLDLEDGIFYARIFLGSDEEDAFFMDARPSDAVALALRFDAPIFMESQVFEKWHDMDKESAMEPFDTSDEGKKWTDLLEKMETERFGHA, encoded by the coding sequence GTGTTTCGAGTGGAAGTTGCCAGCCTGAGCCTGGACCCTGGAAGTCGTGAACCTGTTCTGATTCTGAAAAAAGCCGATGGTGATGAGGCCATACCCATGGTGATCGGTCATCTCGAAGCGGCGGGTATAGCCGCATCCCTCAGGGAGAATAAGGGCAAAAGACCTCTGACCCATGATCTTTTTGCAAACTTTATCCGTGAAGCCGGATATCGTCTGATCCGTTCTGAAGTACTGGATCTGGAAGATGGCATTTTTTATGCCAGAATTTTTCTGGGCTCCGATGAGGAAGATGCCTTTTTTATGGATGCCCGGCCCAGTGATGCGGTGGCACTGGCTCTGCGTTTTGATGCTCCGATTTTCATGGAATCACAGGTGTTTGAAAAATGGCATGACATGGATAAGGAGTCAGCGATGGAGCCATTTGATACCAGTGATGAAGGAAAGAAGTGGACGGATCTTCTGGAAAAAATGGAAACGGAACGTTTCGGGCATGCCTGA
- a CDS encoding ammonium transporter yields MRWFIPTSLILALAAPALAGDAAPDPITNAEAIALVQEHANFLWTLIAACLVFFMQAGFSLVEAGFTRAKNAINIIMKNLMDFSIGSLAFWAIGFGLMFGHSLGGFVGTSGFFLSDFTGEGEEWTLAFWMFQVVFAATAATIVSGAMAERTKFTGYICYSIALTAFIYPVFGSWAWGSLHNGDGWLENLGFIDFAGSTVVHSVGGWAALAGAIVLGPRLGKYAANGSIRPILGHNIPLAGLGVFILWLGWFGFNAGSTTTADKSIALIFVNTNLAAAAGAVSAMIAAWIRFGKPEVSMSLNGVLAGLVGITAGCANVGPAAAIIIGAVSGGIVVSSVLFFEKIRIDDPVGAISVHGVCGAWGTLAAGLFNTGGTSLAIIGVQLLGILACFLWVFPTAWLMFKLVNHFIGLRVSAEEEMEGLDFSEHGGNAYPDFRASGAGMSFDGGSSSGEKKPATASTAALAHSRMG; encoded by the coding sequence ATGCGCTGGTTCATTCCCACTTCCCTGATACTTGCACTGGCAGCCCCGGCCCTTGCCGGAGATGCCGCTCCCGATCCCATCACCAATGCCGAAGCCATAGCCCTTGTGCAGGAACACGCCAATTTTCTCTGGACACTCATTGCCGCCTGTCTCGTCTTTTTTATGCAGGCCGGTTTTTCACTGGTGGAAGCTGGCTTCACCCGGGCGAAAAACGCCATCAATATAATCATGAAAAACCTGATGGATTTTTCTATCGGCTCCCTTGCTTTCTGGGCCATCGGTTTCGGCCTCATGTTCGGACACAGCCTGGGCGGTTTTGTGGGAACATCCGGATTTTTTCTTTCCGACTTCACCGGTGAAGGAGAAGAGTGGACCCTTGCTTTCTGGATGTTCCAGGTGGTATTTGCCGCCACCGCCGCCACAATCGTATCGGGAGCCATGGCGGAACGAACTAAATTCACAGGTTATATCTGCTATTCCATTGCCCTCACCGCCTTCATCTACCCTGTTTTCGGCTCCTGGGCCTGGGGTTCCCTGCACAATGGAGACGGCTGGCTGGAAAATCTCGGCTTTATCGACTTTGCGGGCTCCACCGTAGTGCATTCCGTAGGTGGCTGGGCGGCTCTGGCAGGTGCCATCGTCCTTGGGCCACGGCTGGGAAAATATGCCGCCAACGGAAGTATCCGCCCCATACTCGGCCACAACATCCCCCTTGCAGGCCTTGGCGTTTTCATCCTCTGGCTGGGATGGTTCGGATTCAATGCAGGCTCCACCACCACAGCAGACAAAAGCATTGCCCTGATCTTTGTGAATACCAACCTTGCTGCCGCAGCCGGTGCCGTATCCGCCATGATTGCGGCCTGGATACGCTTTGGAAAACCAGAGGTCAGCATGAGCCTGAACGGCGTGCTGGCAGGGCTGGTGGGTATCACCGCAGGCTGCGCCAATGTGGGTCCTGCTGCAGCCATTATCATCGGTGCCGTGTCCGGTGGTATTGTGGTCTCCTCCGTACTCTTTTTTGAAAAAATCCGCATTGACGATCCCGTGGGTGCCATCTCCGTTCACGGAGTATGCGGAGCCTGGGGAACCCTTGCCGCAGGGCTTTTCAACACCGGCGGTACCAGCCTCGCCATCATCGGCGTACAGCTTCTCGGAATTCTCGCCTGCTTTCTCTGGGTTTTCCCCACGGCATGGCTCATGTTCAAGCTGGTGAATCACTTCATCGGTCTGCGGGTCAGTGCGGAAGAAGAGATGGAAGGCCTCGATTTCAGCGAACATGGCGGCAATGCCTACCCAGACTTCCGGGCCAGCGGAGCAGGCATGTCCTTTGATGGAGGCAGCAGTTCCGGAGAAAAAAAACCAGCAACAGCTTCCACAGCGGCTCTGGCACATAGCCGAATGGGCTGA